From Patescibacteria group bacterium, one genomic window encodes:
- a CDS encoding class I SAM-dependent methyltransferase, producing MAKDHISLAWKNVAAYWKKNTWPARPGAGDLVFYRQAFEEKLKVKEKINVLVLGSTPELRDLAGEYAGRVYLVCADINLEMYLAMNSLLSRKIPGEVFILSDWATLPLADNFFDLIMGDGVFSNSPDLDKFLRRVSELLNKDGIFVTRFSVAPEKIIKLPADELLDLFIEYNDEKAEGVLFMTLHFNAESRSMAAARKYLEKYFDPQQDKYVHPAKKVARLLNGPFLGKMLKDDKEWGIMAEKGYRELMEKYFQIISRQQNPDLKSAPYFSLYEEFVIPVFSLKKK from the coding sequence ATGGCAAAAGATCATATTTCTCTGGCTTGGAAAAACGTCGCAGCCTATTGGAAAAAAAATACCTGGCCGGCCCGGCCGGGCGCTGGTGATTTGGTTTTTTACCGCCAGGCCTTCGAGGAAAAATTAAAAGTCAAGGAAAAAATCAATGTTTTGGTGTTAGGCTCGACGCCGGAATTGCGCGATCTGGCCGGAGAATATGCCGGGCGCGTTTATTTGGTTTGCGCGGATATCAACCTGGAAATGTATCTGGCGATGAATTCGCTTTTAAGCCGTAAAATCCCGGGTGAAGTTTTTATTTTGTCAGATTGGGCGACTTTGCCTTTGGCTGACAATTTTTTTGATTTGATCATGGGCGATGGGGTTTTCAGCAATTCGCCGGACTTGGATAAATTCTTGCGCCGCGTTAGCGAACTTTTAAATAAAGATGGGATTTTCGTCACGCGTTTTTCCGTTGCCCCGGAAAAAATCATTAAACTCCCGGCGGACGAATTACTTGATTTGTTTATCGAATACAACGACGAAAAAGCTGAGGGTGTTTTATTCATGACGCTGCATTTTAATGCCGAATCCCGCTCGATGGCGGCGGCGCGAAAATATTTAGAGAAGTATTTTGATCCGCAACAGGATAAATATGTCCATCCGGCAAAAAAAGTGGCGCGATTATTGAACGGCCCGTTTCTGGGGAAAATGTTAAAAGATGACAAGGAATGGGGAATAATGGCGGAGAAAGGTTATCGGGAATTGATGGAAAAATATTTTCAGATCATTTCCCGCCAGCAAAACCCGGATTTGAAAAGCGCGCCTTATTTCAGTTTATATGAAGAATTCGTCATCCCGGTTTTTTCCTTGAAGAAAAAGTAA
- a CDS encoding class I SAM-dependent methyltransferase translates to MTDSKFKKHREKWQTMSKLWRLLSSPGRPSREDLKNYDKFLKIALQGKKNAVIVVYGSTPEIRDLLSRYSQKQGAKVSCLEMTKDMFIAMTSMVKKKNNREKFVEGNWIVAAKVIKPGSVDVCIGDYLLGNIGGHESEFFSQAKKILKSDGYFITRNLTRAEKQASRGPEKELKKQAKRVAQGKLSVRVAAGFFANNLLLNSSLTNEKATLLIYDQEIRALQDKISSLSKTEQKVFRYFCKSWWMVKEKFWTYLAQKKGERMMKKYFKIRKILYSSDYDFAEHSPFYLLSK, encoded by the coding sequence ATGACTGATAGTAAGTTTAAAAAACATCGCGAAAAGTGGCAAACAATGTCTAAGCTTTGGCGCTTGCTTTCCTCTCCCGGCCGACCCAGCCGGGAAGATCTGAAAAATTACGATAAATTTCTTAAAATCGCCCTTCAAGGCAAGAAGAACGCGGTTATCGTTGTTTACGGTTCCACGCCGGAAATTCGGGACCTACTCTCGCGGTACAGCCAAAAACAAGGCGCGAAAGTATCATGTTTGGAAATGACCAAAGACATGTTTATTGCCATGACTTCAATGGTTAAGAAAAAAAATAACAGAGAAAAATTTGTCGAGGGAAATTGGATCGTGGCCGCCAAAGTGATCAAACCCGGCAGCGTTGATGTTTGCATCGGCGACTATCTTTTGGGTAATATCGGCGGCCATGAAAGCGAATTTTTTTCCCAAGCCAAAAAAATATTAAAATCAGACGGCTATTTTATCACCCGAAATCTTACTCGCGCCGAAAAGCAAGCGTCTCGGGGACCGGAGAAAGAATTGAAGAAACAGGCCAAGCGCGTGGCGCAAGGAAAATTAAGCGTGCGGGTAGCGGCGGGATTTTTTGCCAATAATCTTCTGTTAAATTCTTCTCTCACGAACGAAAAGGCGACGCTCTTAATTTATGACCAGGAAATCAGAGCTTTGCAAGATAAAATTTCGAGCTTAAGCAAGACAGAACAAAAAGTTTTCAGATATTTCTGCAAATCTTGGTGGATGGTCAAAGAGAAATTTTGGACTTATCTCGCTCAAAAGAAAGGCGAGAGAATGATGAAAAAATATTTTAAGATCAGGAAAATTCTTTATTCATCTGATTACGATTTCGCCGAGCATTCGCCGTTCTATTTATTAAGTAAATAA
- a CDS encoding PEP/pyruvate-binding domain-containing protein: MAKEKFCKNFKELNKKNVDIAGGKGASLGEMTGAKIPVPPGFVVLAPAFDRFLEETDLFQDIAAKLKKVKYDDVNSVSKTSAEISDLIMDATMPADIVREIKADFKKLDAKFVAVRSSATAEDSSVASWAGELESYLNTTEKTLLDNVKRCWASLFTPRAIFYRQEKGLVDSKVSVAVVIQKMVDSEISGIAFTVHPVTQDKNQMIIEAGFGLGEAIVSGSITPDSYVLGKKDLFLMDVNIAQQERKLVKDLKKRIKWVKVLKPAQEKQKLTNKEIIELAKICLGIEKHYNFPCDIEWACEKKKFYIVQSRPITTL; the protein is encoded by the coding sequence ATGGCCAAAGAAAAATTTTGTAAGAATTTTAAAGAGTTGAATAAAAAGAATGTCGATATCGCCGGAGGCAAGGGTGCATCGCTGGGCGAGATGACCGGCGCGAAAATTCCGGTGCCGCCGGGATTTGTGGTTCTGGCGCCGGCCTTTGACCGCTTCTTGGAAGAGACGGATTTGTTTCAGGATATCGCGGCCAAATTAAAAAAGGTTAAATATGATGATGTAAATTCCGTTTCCAAGACTTCCGCGGAAATTAGTGATCTGATCATGGACGCGACAATGCCGGCCGACATCGTCAGAGAAATCAAGGCGGATTTTAAAAAGTTGGATGCCAAATTCGTGGCCGTGCGTTCTTCGGCTACGGCCGAGGATTCTTCGGTCGCATCCTGGGCAGGGGAATTGGAATCGTATTTGAATACGACCGAGAAAACTTTGTTGGATAACGTGAAAAGATGCTGGGCTTCACTTTTTACGCCGCGGGCGATTTTTTATCGCCAGGAAAAAGGTTTGGTTGATTCAAAAGTTTCCGTGGCCGTGGTCATTCAAAAAATGGTTGATTCGGAAATTTCCGGCATTGCCTTTACCGTTCATCCGGTGACGCAGGATAAAAACCAAATGATCATCGAGGCCGGTTTCGGCCTGGGCGAAGCGATCGTTTCCGGCTCGATCACGCCGGATAGCTATGTCTTGGGCAAAAAAGATTTATTTTTGATGGATGTGAATATCGCCCAACAGGAAAGAAAATTAGTCAAAGACTTGAAAAAGAGAATCAAATGGGTAAAAGTTTTGAAGCCGGCGCAGGAGAAACAAAAATTGACCAATAAAGAAATAATTGAACTGGCTAAAATTTGCCTGGGCATTGAAAAACATTATAATTTTCCCTGCGATATCGAATGGGCCTGTGAGAAAAAGAAATTTTATATTGTTCAGTCCCGGCCGATAACTACTTTATAA
- a CDS encoding PEP-utilizing enzyme, translating into MSQYTFKKSFARIKNKTAFYKKSAPGYLFGMALQGLAVAHGEKASPYAMQYGFHFQNHNRANYIDWFWDRNLLLQKRKDILNAIKKDNKFSAKFYKLWNKSLADYLSAWNELAQVDFNKLSVKEIRKRTANLYRKIIDNAVYGYVVDAFLDDSEEDWFEKIIKDELGKKATSEVIAKLTAPVFNSFVNEFELGKLKIAQKIIAGKNKKLILVDCKKLAAKFFWARSSYFLYQRVSVADIYREVREELKKLGNKINQKIKEENERYIHNRQVKRILFNKLKISPFLRGLIETSEFFTDIQDKRKGGVLRSDTIFYEALQAVAKKEKLDRSLIFCITPMEFLSEEKFKKIDWLEIKQRRDKGVLAIYCNEDIHLIPRSRYDKDLPINYYFQEFHNLKEVRGAAAYRGVVRGIARVIFSFSEVKNFKAGEILVVNQTTPEYVPLMKKAAAFVTDQGGITCHAAIIAREMKKPCIIGTKIATKVLRDGDLVEVDANQGIVKIITK; encoded by the coding sequence ATGAGCCAGTATACTTTTAAAAAATCATTCGCAAGAATTAAAAATAAAACCGCCTTTTATAAAAAAAGCGCGCCTGGTTATTTGTTTGGTATGGCTTTGCAGGGTTTGGCCGTCGCTCACGGAGAAAAAGCCAGCCCCTATGCGATGCAGTACGGTTTTCATTTCCAAAACCATAATCGAGCGAACTATATCGATTGGTTCTGGGATAGAAATTTATTGTTGCAAAAAAGAAAGGATATTCTTAACGCAATTAAGAAAGATAATAAATTCAGCGCAAAATTTTACAAACTTTGGAATAAATCGCTGGCCGACTATCTTTCTGCCTGGAATGAGCTAGCTCAAGTTGATTTTAATAAATTGTCAGTCAAGGAGATCAGGAAAAGAACAGCTAATCTTTATCGGAAGATTATCGATAATGCCGTTTATGGATATGTGGTCGATGCTTTCCTGGATGATTCGGAAGAAGATTGGTTTGAAAAAATAATCAAGGATGAACTTGGGAAAAAGGCGACCAGCGAAGTGATCGCTAAATTGACTGCGCCGGTTTTCAATTCCTTCGTCAACGAATTTGAACTGGGAAAATTAAAAATTGCCCAAAAGATAATTGCTGGAAAAAATAAAAAATTAATCCTGGTCGATTGTAAAAAATTAGCAGCCAAATTTTTCTGGGCGCGCTCAAGCTATTTTTTGTATCAGAGAGTTTCCGTCGCCGATATCTACCGCGAAGTCCGGGAAGAATTAAAAAAACTCGGTAACAAAATCAATCAAAAAATTAAGGAAGAAAATGAACGTTATATCCATAATCGCCAGGTAAAACGAATCTTATTTAATAAATTAAAAATTTCACCGTTTTTACGCGGTTTGATAGAAACGTCGGAATTTTTTACGGATATTCAGGATAAAAGGAAAGGCGGAGTCCTGCGGAGTGATACGATTTTTTACGAAGCTCTGCAAGCCGTGGCCAAGAAAGAAAAACTTGACCGCAGCCTGATCTTTTGTATTACGCCAATGGAATTTTTGTCTGAAGAAAAATTTAAAAAAATTGATTGGTTGGAAATAAAACAACGCCGCGACAAGGGAGTGCTGGCGATTTATTGCAACGAAGATATTCATCTTATTCCTCGCTCCCGCTATGATAAAGATTTGCCGATAAATTATTATTTTCAAGAATTTCATAATTTGAAAGAGGTGCGCGGAGCAGCAGCTTATCGAGGTGTAGTACGGGGGATTGCTCGGGTGATTTTCAGTTTTTCTGAGGTTAAAAATTTTAAAGCCGGAGAAATTTTAGTCGTCAATCAGACAACCCCGGAATATGTGCCGCTAATGAAAAAGGCTGCCGCTTTTGTCACTGATCAAGGCGGAATAACTTGTCATGCGGCGATCATCGCCCGCGAAATGAAAAAACCCTGTATCATCGGCACGAAGATCGCCACCAAGGTTCTGCGCGACGGAGATCTGGTAGAAGTGGACGCGAACCAGGGAATTGTTAAGATCATAACCAAATGA
- a CDS encoding PLP-dependent transferase codes for MENLGKNPWLGIVRHHDSVSEMLRTWDEGHYLTGSPATRILEQYLSGYYGGADTLVVDKGRNAVLATVLALTSTGDLVAVSTEIYPGTKNLFKELEARGILKVLWFDPLTTDIFAMMHSLTAEVKMCFVETIGNSKTMPVIDPDTYTADCRNYLVIDSTFTPLWVPEEYQWENLVLIGSLTKYEQPEDEAAGGRISASIATIEKIAKFPLFANFAMLPSTAEYYLEHVAETKARYEAHSLAADELARACLKHPAIKSVYYPTLTDDGVLEKWYGGLGGGVLYIVPKGGEEAAKKIADGVVNKVDWTIAVSFGSNEWRICPFVGPLAKYVDEPGLTRISVGRQRNKANTDTLMIALDSLD; via the coding sequence ATGGAAAATCTCGGAAAAAATCCGTGGCTCGGTATCGTCCGGCATCATGATTCGGTTAGCGAAATGCTACGGACCTGGGATGAAGGTCATTATTTGACCGGAAGCCCGGCGACGAGAATACTGGAACAATATTTGTCCGGCTATTACGGCGGAGCAGATACGCTGGTGGTCGACAAAGGCAGAAATGCAGTGCTCGCCACCGTGCTGGCGCTGACTTCAACCGGCGATCTGGTCGCGGTTTCGACCGAAATTTATCCCGGCACAAAAAATCTGTTCAAGGAGCTGGAGGCCAGAGGAATTTTGAAAGTCCTTTGGTTTGACCCGCTCACCACGGATATCTTTGCCATGATGCATTCGCTGACTGCGGAGGTTAAGATGTGCTTTGTGGAAACGATCGGCAATTCCAAAACCATGCCGGTTATTGACCCAGACACTTATACCGCGGATTGCCGCAATTACCTGGTCATTGATTCAACCTTCACCCCGCTTTGGGTTCCCGAGGAATACCAGTGGGAAAATCTCGTCTTAATCGGATCGCTCACCAAGTACGAGCAGCCCGAAGATGAAGCCGCCGGGGGCCGCATTTCCGCCAGCATTGCCACAATCGAAAAGATCGCCAAATTCCCGCTGTTTGCCAACTTCGCCATGTTACCTTCGACGGCCGAATATTATCTCGAGCATGTTGCGGAAACAAAGGCACGGTATGAGGCGCATTCCCTGGCTGCGGACGAACTGGCCCGAGCCTGTCTGAAACACCCGGCAATCAAGAGCGTTTATTATCCGACTTTGACGGATGACGGGGTTCTTGAAAAATGGTATGGCGGTTTGGGCGGCGGAGTCTTGTACATCGTTCCCAAAGGCGGCGAAGAAGCGGCGAAAAAAATCGCTGACGGGGTGGTCAACAAAGTCGATTGGACCATTGCGGTGAGTTTCGGCTCGAACGAGTGGCGAATCTGTCCCTTTGTCGGACCGCTTGCCAAATATGTCGATGAGCCTGGTTTGACCCGGATTTCGGTAGGCCGGCAAAGGAACAAGGCGAACACCGACACTTTGATGATCGCTTTGGATTCTCTCGATTAA
- a CDS encoding class I SAM-dependent methyltransferase, protein MAKQKLIYKEPWQLMAERWEKYNTNPGRPTKGDLAAYKKFIKQAVRGKKKPRALVMGATPELRDLLYELKCEVTIIDAIEVMVKAMNGLRKYKEAKEKIVISDWIDNPLAAGYFDVIVGDIVLANIPREKQNDLLRGVARMLKPGGYFVSRFYVLPDKYKPITIEKFLEECEKNLPKHDNSAMEMLYASYLIIPNAKNKLLNMATLNRGIKKYWQKNKFVHPNPKMEYILNFMWETWKPMKKAWVADLEKDVAKLVSRYFTIKEKGFFTDVFWPEAAKIVPIWSCQVKK, encoded by the coding sequence ATGGCTAAACAAAAATTGATTTACAAAGAACCGTGGCAATTGATGGCCGAGCGCTGGGAAAAATATAACACTAACCCCGGCCGCCCCACCAAAGGCGATTTGGCGGCGTATAAAAAATTTATTAAACAAGCGGTCAGGGGAAAGAAGAAACCAAGAGCTTTGGTTATGGGCGCGACTCCGGAATTGCGCGACTTGCTTTATGAATTGAAATGCGAGGTAACCATTATTGACGCGATCGAGGTGATGGTCAAGGCAATGAACGGTTTAAGGAAATATAAAGAGGCCAAAGAAAAAATAGTGATCAGCGACTGGATTGATAATCCTTTAGCCGCTGGTTATTTCGACGTAATTGTCGGCGATATTGTTTTAGCCAATATCCCCAGAGAGAAACAAAATGATCTTTTGCGCGGCGTAGCCCGGATGCTTAAGCCGGGCGGTTATTTTGTGAGCCGTTTTTATGTTTTGCCTGATAAATATAAACCAATTACTATAGAAAAATTTTTGGAGGAATGTGAAAAAAATTTACCGAAACATGATAATTCGGCCATGGAAATGCTCTATGCTTCATATTTGATCATTCCCAACGCCAAGAATAAGCTGCTAAATATGGCAACCCTCAACAGGGGAATAAAAAAATATTGGCAAAAAAATAAATTCGTCCACCCTAATCCCAAGATGGAATATATTTTGAATTTTATGTGGGAAACCTGGAAACCGATGAAAAAAGCCTGGGTGGCCGATCTTGAAAAAGATGTCGCAAAATTAGTTTCCCGTTATTTTACTATCAAAGAAAAAGGTTTTTTTACTGACGTTTTTTGGCCGGAAGCGGCCAAGATCGTACCGATCTGGTCCTGCCAAGTTAAAAAATAA
- a CDS encoding PLP-dependent transferase codes for MSEKISTPHSPESWNEEFAKHRAGQGADVYARSGYGELREFEKEIAAETGAADAAVFNAGMAAIHTAIEAEELRAGEVVLASDKVYSATAGLFEDLKKRGVKVEIIKPEDTAGIIKKIEELQPSAIILESVANAKEMRMADLGKIIPAAEAANKKYQTENTPAALLDKRLATAKFSDKYADLGEEEKKIILAAINEFQETSNYFCLREAVRKVEGKIPGERKEIIKDLADMVKYVGNNERDRLNLIIDNTLPSAKLYDALGETKGEMVTNMVVVESGTKHYQSGADKITMGLAYSKNPEKIKAIKKERTRLGTYLQPSSLKEIPPDSLAIMKERMDLHAKNALGLAKELNDTGKAIAYHPNLAGHPDKELADSFAPQGIVTVFYLELKDISADEFARRAFANAQGKIKIGVGFGHNETWLTPLSEKTVRISAGIEIGGEAETVAASLKKALE; via the coding sequence ATGTCGGAGAAAATTTCCACGCCGCATAGTCCGGAATCATGGAACGAAGAATTTGCCAAACATCGCGCCGGGCAAGGTGCTGATGTTTACGCGCGTTCCGGCTATGGAGAATTAAGAGAATTTGAAAAAGAGATCGCGGCGGAAACCGGGGCCGCTGACGCGGCGGTTTTTAATGCCGGCATGGCGGCGATCCATACCGCCATCGAGGCGGAAGAATTGCGGGCCGGTGAAGTAGTTTTAGCCAGTGATAAAGTTTATAGCGCTACCGCCGGTTTATTCGAAGACTTGAAAAAACGGGGCGTTAAAGTCGAGATCATCAAACCGGAAGATACGGCGGGAATCATCAAAAAAATCGAGGAGTTGCAGCCGAGCGCGATAATTTTGGAAAGCGTGGCCAATGCCAAAGAAATGAGAATGGCTGATCTGGGAAAAATAATTCCGGCCGCCGAAGCAGCGAATAAAAAATACCAAACTGAAAATACGCCCGCCGCGCTTTTGGACAAAAGATTGGCGACGGCAAAATTTTCGGACAAATACGCCGACCTGGGAGAAGAAGAAAAAAAAATCATTTTGGCGGCGATTAATGAATTTCAAGAGACCAGTAATTATTTTTGCTTGCGCGAAGCAGTAAGAAAAGTCGAAGGCAAAATCCCCGGGGAGAGAAAAGAAATCATCAAAGATCTGGCGGATATGGTTAAATACGTGGGCAACAATGAGCGCGACCGGTTAAACTTGATCATTGATAATACTTTGCCTTCCGCCAAACTTTATGACGCGCTGGGCGAGACCAAGGGCGAGATGGTCACTAATATGGTAGTCGTGGAAAGCGGCACCAAGCACTATCAATCCGGCGCTGATAAGATCACGATGGGTCTGGCCTATTCCAAAAATCCGGAGAAGATCAAGGCAATCAAGAAAGAAAGAACCAGATTGGGAACCTATTTGCAACCTTCCAGCTTAAAAGAAATTCCTCCCGATTCTTTGGCAATAATGAAAGAGCGGATGGATTTGCATGCCAAGAACGCTTTGGGTTTGGCCAAGGAATTGAACGATACCGGCAAAGCGATCGCTTATCATCCGAATTTGGCCGGACATCCGGACAAAGAATTGGCTGACAGTTTTGCGCCGCAAGGGATCGTTACGGTTTTTTATCTCGAATTGAAAGATATTTCGGCTGACGAATTTGCCCGCCGCGCTTTTGCCAATGCGCAAGGAAAAATCAAGATCGGCGTGGGTTTTGGCCATAATGAAACTTGGTTAACGCCTTTGTCGGAAAAAACCGTGCGCATCTCGGCCGGAATCGAAATTGGCGGCGAGGCCGAGACAGTGGCGGCGAGTTTGAAAAAAGCATTGGAATAA
- a CDS encoding PEP-utilizing enzyme has translation MRQKIKKWELYLARPFTLFGASLWREWYYSKLYLHTVGANFKNCLMIEHPKGVVRYYRRRDEQAKFYRALNNLVLKNKNKLEKLLKRGLVLNTKAVREIKKNNFKDFKSAVDFMIELSLLCTVLPFKSGDALTNSTKDKRIFALVRKLRMVSYYERVINKIIVPLALKERESLGLKNREEINFVTLNEILQKKRVNLSKRVSESKKGKFFVYRNFNGAERISWVKDPGKIISKIEGASKLTDIVRGNSAYGGFAKGTVRLVLTNEIKSIVFNEGDILVATSTSPELMALIKKCGAIITDEGGITCHAAIIARELKKPCVIGTKIATKVLHDGDLVEVDADRGVVKIIK, from the coding sequence ATGAGACAAAAAATAAAGAAATGGGAATTGTATCTTGCCCGGCCATTCACTCTTTTCGGCGCTTCTTTGTGGCGCGAATGGTATTATTCTAAATTGTACCTTCATACAGTTGGAGCAAATTTTAAGAATTGTTTAATGATCGAGCACCCCAAAGGAGTTGTAAGATATTATCGGCGCCGAGATGAACAAGCCAAGTTTTACCGGGCTCTAAATAATTTAGTTCTGAAAAATAAAAATAAACTGGAAAAGTTGCTGAAGCGCGGATTGGTTTTAAATACCAAGGCGGTCCGGGAAATTAAAAAGAATAATTTTAAGGATTTTAAATCGGCCGTCGATTTTATGATTGAGCTATCTTTGCTTTGCACGGTTTTGCCTTTTAAATCCGGCGACGCTCTAACCAATTCGACTAAGGACAAGAGAATTTTTGCTTTGGTCAGAAAGTTAAGAATGGTTTCTTATTATGAAAGGGTGATAAATAAAATCATCGTGCCTTTGGCGCTTAAAGAGCGCGAGTCGCTCGGTTTGAAAAACAGAGAGGAAATCAACTTTGTTACTCTGAACGAGATATTACAGAAAAAAAGAGTAAACTTGTCGAAAAGAGTTTCCGAATCAAAGAAGGGTAAGTTTTTCGTTTACCGAAATTTTAACGGTGCGGAAAGAATTTCCTGGGTTAAAGATCCGGGCAAAATCATCAGTAAAATAGAAGGAGCCAGTAAGTTGACTGATATCGTCAGAGGTAATTCCGCTTATGGCGGCTTTGCAAAAGGGACAGTGCGTTTAGTTTTAACCAACGAAATAAAATCCATTGTTTTTAATGAGGGAGATATTTTAGTGGCGACGAGCACTAGCCCGGAATTAATGGCCTTGATTAAAAAATGCGGGGCAATTATTACCGATGAAGGCGGAATCACCTGCCACGCCGCGATCATCGCCCGAGAACTGAAGAAGCCCTGCGTCATCGGCACGAAGATCGCCACCAAGGTTTTGCATGACGGCGACTTGGTGGAAGTCGATGCCGATCGAGGGGTAGTGAAAATAATCAAATAA
- a CDS encoding PEP-utilizing enzyme, whose amino-acid sequence MQLKSLKEARKIEWVHWLERPYGAFVASFFLPGPTKKNFTRVGLKGFGYEVGLYQFPNIYYSRKANDQNFVYLKKFLAKRSVFYITRQLEKTHRNNKKAIRALVKNKKMKAREKMRRTLELIRAYFPFIWLSIPLEEYCRELVAEKVEKYFKGDEKFIGEASAPRKKNEYGKMLSALQSGKSLAAVRKKYAWLKSRDGFSDFYSLKDLAEIKRNSPRAVAAKVKIPARFKKIFSEIQELVFLRTDRTDKFYEALGLARPIFMELAESIGVSFEELAHYDLESIFAGEPRRYPEKFSYFYSHGSQIISNQPIVSFAENSSENIKGLSAFKGVVRGVVKIIRHPRELGKIKKGEVLVSPMTLPSFISAMQKASAFVTDEGGITCHAAIIARELKKPCVIGTKIATKVLRDGDLVEVDADKGIVKILK is encoded by the coding sequence ATGCAATTGAAATCGTTGAAAGAGGCTAGAAAAATTGAATGGGTGCATTGGCTGGAAAGGCCGTATGGCGCTTTTGTGGCCTCGTTTTTCTTGCCCGGGCCGACGAAGAAAAATTTTACCAGGGTTGGCCTAAAAGGCTTCGGTTATGAGGTCGGGCTTTATCAATTCCCCAACATATATTATTCCCGGAAAGCCAATGATCAGAATTTTGTCTATTTGAAAAAATTTTTGGCAAAAAGAAGCGTTTTTTACATCACTCGGCAATTAGAAAAAACCCACCGGAACAATAAAAAAGCAATCAGGGCTCTGGTAAAAAATAAAAAAATGAAGGCCAGGGAAAAAATGAGGAGAACTTTAGAGCTGATTAGAGCCTATTTTCCTTTTATTTGGCTTTCTATTCCTTTAGAAGAATATTGCCGCGAATTGGTAGCGGAAAAAGTGGAAAAATATTTTAAGGGCGATGAAAAATTTATCGGTGAAGCGAGTGCGCCGCGGAAAAAAAATGAATATGGAAAAATGCTTTCAGCTCTCCAGTCGGGAAAAAGTTTGGCGGCGGTAAGAAAAAAATACGCCTGGCTGAAAAGCCGGGATGGATTTTCCGATTTTTACAGCCTTAAGGATTTGGCCGAAATCAAGAGAAATTCTCCCCGAGCAGTCGCGGCCAAAGTAAAAATACCGGCCCGGTTCAAAAAAATATTTTCCGAAATTCAAGAATTGGTTTTTTTGCGCACTGACCGGACCGATAAGTTCTATGAAGCCCTTGGCTTGGCGCGGCCGATCTTTATGGAGCTGGCGGAATCGATCGGAGTTTCCTTTGAGGAATTGGCACACTATGATCTTGAATCGATTTTTGCCGGCGAGCCGCGCCGCTATCCTGAAAAATTCAGTTATTTTTATAGTCATGGTTCCCAAATAATTTCTAACCAGCCGATAGTATCTTTTGCCGAAAATTCCAGCGAGAACATCAAGGGCTTATCCGCCTTTAAAGGCGTGGTCAGAGGAGTCGTGAAAATCATCCGCCATCCCCGAGAATTGGGCAAGATCAAAAAAGGCGAGGTCTTGGTTTCACCCATGACTCTGCCGTCTTTTATTTCCGCGATGCAGAAAGCCTCGGCTTTTGTGACTGACGAGGGCGGCATAACCTGCCATGCGGCGATCATCGCCCGAGAACTGAAGAAGCCCTGCGTCATCGGCACGAAGATCGCCACCAAAGTTCTGCGTGACGGCGATCTGGTGGAAGTGGACGCGGACAAAGGGATCGTAAAAATTTTAAAATAA